The Streptomyces sp. NBC_00162 genome window below encodes:
- a CDS encoding cytochrome P450 family protein, translating to MVLRPAIVDLLELSPDFTRDPYPVYSALREKGPVHHVRTADGEEIWLVVGHDACRTAFTDPRLSRDWRGSGDMGRIINADQDHPALAHMLMSDPPDHTRLRRLVAREFTPRRIEALAPRIQQVTDELLDAMEANEARRTDLVNAFAFPLPMTVICELLGVPELDREAFRKWSSEMVARTSPEAEAAAYAQMPQYLTGLIEAKRANPGDDLLSALIHAVDDGGDRLSPSELIGMSVLLLIAGHETTVNMIGNGMRALFAHPDQLADLRDDLGLLDGAIEEMLRYDGPVETCTERLALEDVEMGGVVIPAGSAVLIAMADADRDPARFEDPNRFDIRRDARGHIAFGHGLHYCLGAPLARMEGRIALRSLLERFPELAGDADESKLSWVPGMLIRGVRELPVRW from the coding sequence ATGGTGCTTCGACCTGCCATTGTCGATCTGCTGGAGCTCAGCCCGGACTTCACGCGCGACCCGTATCCGGTCTACTCGGCCCTCCGGGAGAAGGGGCCCGTGCACCATGTGCGCACCGCGGACGGCGAGGAGATATGGCTGGTCGTCGGCCACGACGCCTGCCGTACGGCCTTCACCGATCCGCGCCTGAGCAGGGACTGGCGCGGATCCGGCGACATGGGCCGGATCATCAATGCCGACCAGGACCACCCGGCGCTCGCGCACATGCTGATGTCCGACCCGCCGGACCACACCCGGCTGCGCCGCCTGGTGGCCCGGGAGTTCACCCCGCGCCGCATCGAGGCACTGGCACCGCGCATCCAGCAGGTGACCGATGAACTGCTGGACGCCATGGAGGCGAACGAAGCGCGCCGGACAGACCTGGTGAACGCCTTCGCCTTCCCGCTTCCGATGACCGTCATATGTGAGCTGCTCGGCGTGCCCGAGCTGGATCGCGAGGCGTTCCGCAAGTGGTCCAGCGAAATGGTGGCTCGCACCAGCCCGGAGGCCGAGGCCGCCGCGTACGCGCAGATGCCGCAGTATCTGACCGGGCTCATCGAGGCCAAGCGTGCCAACCCGGGCGACGACCTGCTCAGCGCGCTGATCCACGCCGTCGACGACGGCGGCGACCGGCTCTCGCCGAGCGAACTGATCGGCATGAGCGTCCTGTTGCTCATCGCCGGACACGAGACCACGGTCAACATGATCGGCAACGGGATGCGGGCTCTGTTCGCCCACCCCGACCAGCTCGCCGACCTGCGCGACGACCTCGGTCTTCTCGACGGCGCGATCGAGGAGATGCTCCGCTACGACGGTCCGGTCGAGACCTGCACCGAGCGACTTGCCCTGGAGGACGTGGAGATGGGCGGGGTGGTGATACCGGCGGGCTCGGCCGTCCTGATCGCCATGGCCGACGCGGACCGCGACCCGGCGCGCTTCGAGGACCCGAACCGCTTCGACATCCGCCGGGACGCCCGCGGCCACATCGCCTTCGGGCACGGTCTGCACTACTGCCTCGGTGCGCCGCTGGCCCGGATGGAGGGCCGCATCGCGCTCCGCTCGCTGCTGGAGCGCTTCCCGGAACTCGCCGGTGACGCCGACGAGTCGAAGCTGTCCTGGGTGCCGGGAATGCTGATCAGGGGCGTACGGGAACTTCCCGTGCGCTGGTGA
- a CDS encoding RNA polymerase sigma factor, giving the protein MSEGEFDPSGDQAVSSELAGVLPVDYTAFHSQQHRAYLRYAHLQLGSRQDAEYVVDDVFTFLLKVWPHALKEASLHGFAWAVLREHVERRLAVSARSVAMVETAWFAALRRASRERMELLESKLGLYAAIADLSERQYDVVLLAFLLGNDNDSVARMMGISSATVRSHIRGARRNLSRKLGVDWVPGEEKDQ; this is encoded by the coding sequence ATGAGTGAGGGCGAGTTCGACCCATCCGGAGACCAGGCGGTCTCCAGCGAGCTGGCTGGTGTCCTGCCCGTGGACTACACCGCCTTCCACTCCCAGCAGCATCGCGCCTACCTGCGCTATGCCCATCTGCAGCTGGGCTCCAGGCAGGACGCGGAGTACGTGGTCGACGACGTGTTCACCTTCCTGCTGAAGGTGTGGCCGCACGCCCTGAAGGAGGCGAGCCTGCACGGGTTCGCGTGGGCGGTGCTCCGCGAGCACGTCGAGCGCAGACTCGCGGTCTCGGCCCGGTCGGTGGCGATGGTGGAGACCGCGTGGTTCGCCGCGCTGCGCCGCGCCTCCCGGGAGCGGATGGAGTTGCTGGAGTCGAAACTCGGCCTGTACGCGGCGATCGCGGACCTGTCCGAGCGGCAGTACGACGTGGTGCTGCTGGCCTTCCTGCTGGGCAACGACAACGACTCGGTCGCCCGGATGATGGGCATTTCCTCCGCGACCGTGCGTTCGCACATCCGGGGCGCGCGCCGAAACCTGTCCCGGAAACTCGGAGTGGACTGGGTCCCTGGAGAGGAGAAGGACCAGTGA
- a CDS encoding cytochrome b, producing the protein MLAEKRRARWAGRAGRSATRAAVALDARLPLAEVVKGTLRKAFPDHWSFLLGEIALYSLVVLLLTGTYLAFFFQPSMDEVVYTGSYGPLRGLQVSEAYASTLRISFDVRGGLLIRQMHHWAALVFVAAIAVHLLRVFFTGAFRRPRELNWMVGVTMFVLALVEGFAGYSLPDDLLSGTGLRTAQGIMLSLPVVGTYMSFLVFGGEYPGEDIVSRLYPVHILLVPGLLLALVTLHLLLVVHLKHTQWPGPGKTGRNAVGKAFFPQYAAKSAGFFFLVAGVLAALSAVAQINPVWAYGPYLPDQVSTGAQPDWYVGFLEGALRLMPGVETRLWGHTLMWNPLVAGIVLPGVLFTGLYAYPYFERWISPGQGEQHLCDRPRHRPARTALAVSVLSAYTVLLLAGAQDLIAFVFDLPLPGLTWALRGALFLVPPVAFWLTRRICLALQREDIDALTHGEETDEVRQAVEGGYHPSHRPLSAARRYPLLVYPVFGPVRPAAPVRGGRIRGLAQRLRTAMSRWYYKDVLTPPLSAEDRRTVDTILAGPDARETTAGD; encoded by the coding sequence GTGCTGGCGGAAAAGAGGAGGGCGCGCTGGGCCGGCCGGGCCGGGCGCTCGGCCACGCGGGCCGCCGTCGCGCTCGACGCCCGGCTGCCCCTGGCCGAAGTGGTCAAGGGGACGCTGAGGAAGGCCTTTCCGGACCACTGGTCCTTCCTCCTCGGAGAGATCGCGCTCTACAGCCTCGTCGTACTGCTGCTGACCGGCACGTACCTGGCGTTCTTCTTCCAGCCGTCGATGGACGAGGTCGTCTACACCGGCTCCTACGGCCCGCTGCGCGGCCTGCAGGTCTCGGAGGCCTACGCGTCCACCCTGCGCATCAGTTTCGACGTGCGCGGCGGCCTGTTGATCCGCCAGATGCACCACTGGGCGGCGCTCGTGTTCGTCGCCGCCATCGCCGTACACCTGCTGCGCGTCTTCTTCACCGGAGCCTTCCGCAGACCGCGGGAACTCAACTGGATGGTCGGGGTCACGATGTTCGTGCTCGCCCTCGTCGAGGGCTTCGCCGGCTATTCGCTCCCCGACGACCTGCTCTCCGGAACCGGCCTGCGCACGGCCCAGGGCATCATGCTGTCCCTGCCCGTCGTCGGCACGTACATGAGCTTCCTCGTCTTCGGCGGCGAATACCCGGGCGAGGACATCGTGTCCAGGCTCTACCCCGTGCACATCCTCCTGGTCCCGGGGCTCCTCCTCGCACTGGTGACGCTCCACCTCCTCCTGGTCGTGCACCTGAAGCACACCCAGTGGCCCGGGCCCGGAAAGACCGGCCGCAATGCCGTCGGCAAGGCCTTCTTCCCCCAGTACGCGGCGAAGTCGGCGGGCTTCTTCTTCCTGGTCGCGGGCGTTCTCGCGGCGCTCTCGGCGGTGGCACAGATCAATCCGGTCTGGGCCTACGGGCCGTACCTGCCGGACCAGGTCTCCACCGGCGCCCAGCCCGACTGGTACGTGGGCTTCCTGGAGGGCGCGCTGAGGCTGATGCCCGGAGTCGAGACCAGGCTGTGGGGCCACACCCTGATGTGGAACCCGCTCGTGGCCGGCATCGTGCTCCCCGGCGTCCTGTTCACGGGCCTGTACGCGTATCCCTACTTCGAGCGCTGGATCAGCCCCGGCCAGGGCGAACAGCACCTGTGCGACCGCCCCCGCCACCGGCCGGCCCGGACCGCCCTGGCGGTGTCGGTGCTCTCCGCCTACACGGTGCTGCTGCTCGCCGGTGCGCAGGACCTGATCGCCTTCGTCTTCGACCTCCCCCTGCCGGGGCTGACGTGGGCCCTGCGCGGCGCGCTGTTCCTCGTACCGCCGGTGGCCTTCTGGCTCACCCGGCGGATCTGCCTGGCCCTGCAGCGCGAGGACATCGACGCCCTGACGCACGGAGAGGAGACCGACGAGGTGCGCCAGGCCGTCGAGGGCGGATACCACCCGTCGCACCGGCCCCTGAGCGCCGCACGGCGGTATCCGCTGCTGGTGTACCCCGTCTTCGGCCCCGTCCGCCCGGCAGCCCCGGTCCGGGGCGGCCGGATCCGCGGGCTCGCGCAGCGGCTGCGCACGGCCATGAGCCGTTGGTACTACAAGGACGTGCTGACGCCGCCCCTGTCGGCCGAGGACCGGCGCACGGTCGACACGATCCTCGCGGGCCCCGACGCGCGGGAGACCACCGCCGGGGACTGA
- a CDS encoding response regulator transcription factor, translated as MHALLVEDDDRMAQALGTALAQRGHTVRRVGRAMDALRHVREADFVLLDLGLPDLDGLELLRRLRTVCDAPLIVVTARCEERDIVQGLRAGADDYVVKPFRMAELMARIDTVRRRTGPPSGRSEAAGGPVRAGDVEVDPAGRTVTVAGAEVRLTRREFDVLAFLAARPDEVHSREEILDRIWGDAFLAASRSLDVHVAGIRAKTGRSGLVRTVRGFGYQLGSPAASREEQNEQNERDRR; from the coding sequence ATGCACGCGCTTCTCGTCGAGGACGACGACCGCATGGCCCAGGCCCTCGGCACCGCCCTCGCCCAGCGCGGGCACACGGTCCGCAGGGTGGGCCGCGCGATGGACGCCCTGCGGCACGTCCGCGAGGCCGATTTCGTCCTGCTCGATCTGGGCCTGCCCGATCTGGACGGGCTCGAGCTGCTGCGGCGGCTGCGTACCGTCTGCGACGCGCCGCTGATCGTGGTGACCGCGCGCTGCGAGGAGCGCGACATCGTGCAGGGGCTGCGGGCGGGCGCCGACGACTATGTCGTCAAGCCGTTCCGGATGGCCGAGTTGATGGCCCGCATCGACACCGTACGCCGCCGGACGGGCCCGCCGTCCGGCCGCTCGGAGGCCGCAGGCGGACCGGTGCGCGCCGGTGACGTCGAGGTCGACCCGGCGGGCCGTACGGTGACGGTGGCGGGCGCCGAAGTGCGGCTGACCCGACGCGAGTTCGACGTGCTGGCCTTCCTGGCCGCCCGCCCGGACGAGGTGCATTCCCGGGAGGAGATCCTGGACCGGATCTGGGGTGACGCCTTCCTCGCCGCGTCCCGCTCCCTGGACGTCCACGTGGCGGGCATCCGCGCCAAGACCGGCCGCTCCGGCCTGGTGCGCACCGTCCGGGGGTTCGGCTACCAGCTCGGCTCCCCGGCCGCGTCGCGGGAAGAGCAGAACGAACAGAACGAGCGGGACCGGCGGTGA
- a CDS encoding S28 family serine protease yields MTHTTRLRLPLSALLMALLTVTGLATPAAAQPPDGDLRARIAAIPGMRVVGERPADPGQTILDLAYRQPTDHHHPGKGFFDQRVTLVHKSTRRPVVLYSNGYDLGGSPQRPSEPTTLLDANQITTEHRFFGESRPEGADWSTLTIWQAASDHHRLITALKAVYGGPWISTGGSKGGMAAVYHRRFYPHDVAGTVAYAAPNNTDDRDDRAHDARLEQIGTAECRAAIKSVQREGLIRRQAMTERYGRWAEADGKTFQTIGGVDRAFELAVLRLPMMFWMHQPPGSCVSVPTAEVTDDTLYAWIAKVTQLPVYTDQTLAAFTPYFYQLGTQLGYAQFATPHLDGLLRYPGIQEIRSYVPRDIDLRFRPAAMKDVDRWVRRRGSSLMFVNGENDVATAEPFRLGNGTHDSFLFTVPDANHHVSIGGLRADEAQEATAALRRWAGLAR; encoded by the coding sequence ATGACACATACGACGAGACTCCGACTGCCCCTGTCGGCCCTGCTGATGGCATTGCTGACGGTCACGGGACTGGCCACCCCGGCTGCGGCTCAGCCGCCGGACGGCGACCTGCGCGCCAGGATTGCGGCCATCCCCGGAATGCGCGTGGTCGGCGAACGGCCGGCCGATCCGGGGCAGACCATCCTCGACCTCGCCTACCGCCAGCCGACCGACCACCATCATCCCGGCAAGGGCTTCTTCGACCAGCGAGTGACGCTGGTGCACAAGTCGACACGGCGTCCCGTGGTGCTCTACTCCAACGGCTACGACCTCGGAGGGTCGCCGCAGCGCCCGTCCGAGCCGACCACCCTGCTGGACGCCAACCAGATCACCACCGAGCACCGCTTCTTCGGGGAGTCCCGGCCCGAAGGCGCGGACTGGTCCACGCTGACCATCTGGCAGGCGGCAAGTGACCACCATCGGCTCATCACGGCCCTCAAGGCGGTCTACGGCGGCCCATGGATCTCCACCGGGGGAAGCAAGGGCGGCATGGCCGCCGTCTATCACCGCCGCTTCTACCCGCACGACGTGGCCGGCACGGTCGCGTACGCCGCCCCCAACAACACGGACGACCGGGACGACCGTGCCCACGATGCGCGCCTCGAGCAGATAGGAACCGCCGAGTGCCGAGCGGCGATCAAGTCCGTCCAGCGTGAGGGACTGATCCGGCGCCAGGCGATGACGGAGCGGTACGGCCGGTGGGCCGAGGCCGACGGAAAGACCTTCCAGACCATCGGGGGCGTGGACCGCGCGTTCGAACTGGCCGTCCTGCGCCTGCCGATGATGTTCTGGATGCACCAGCCCCCAGGCAGTTGCGTGTCCGTACCCACGGCCGAGGTCACGGACGACACCCTCTACGCATGGATCGCCAAGGTGACCCAGCTTCCCGTCTACACCGACCAGACCCTCGCTGCCTTCACTCCGTACTTCTACCAACTGGGCACCCAGCTCGGGTACGCGCAGTTTGCGACCCCGCACCTGGACGGTCTGCTGCGCTATCCAGGCATCCAGGAGATCCGCTCGTATGTGCCTCGAGACATAGACCTGCGGTTCCGGCCCGCGGCGATGAAGGACGTCGACCGCTGGGTCCGCCGGCGCGGGAGCTCGCTGATGTTCGTCAACGGTGAGAACGACGTGGCGACCGCGGAGCCCTTCCGCCTGGGCAACGGTACCCACGACTCCTTCCTGTTCACCGTGCCCGACGCAAATCACCATGTCTCCATAGGCGGCTTGCGTGCGGACGAGGCCCAGGAGGCCACCGCCGCCCTGCGCCGCTGGGCAGGCCTGGCGAGGTAG
- a CDS encoding cytochrome c oxidase subunit 4, whose product MKAEAWLFSGVAVFFAVTGGVYVWFSDDPAGAAALAVSFLMSALIAAFLWWQFRRDGYRPEDRADAVVREAADRRFSFPARSYAPAVSAVGTALVGLGVVQGLWLVLIGFGVLVPGVFGFVFRPGEGREG is encoded by the coding sequence ATGAAGGCGGAGGCATGGCTCTTCAGCGGGGTCGCGGTCTTCTTCGCGGTGACCGGCGGCGTCTACGTGTGGTTCTCGGACGATCCGGCCGGGGCCGCCGCCCTCGCCGTGTCGTTCCTGATGTCCGCGCTCATCGCCGCCTTCCTGTGGTGGCAGTTCCGACGCGACGGCTACCGGCCCGAGGACCGTGCGGACGCTGTCGTACGGGAGGCCGCGGACCGGCGGTTCTCCTTTCCCGCGCGGAGCTACGCACCGGCGGTCTCGGCCGTGGGGACGGCGCTGGTGGGCCTGGGCGTCGTACAGGGTCTGTGGCTGGTCCTCATCGGATTCGGCGTCCTCGTCCCGGGCGTCTTCGGGTTCGTGTTCCGGCCGGGTGAGGGTCGCGAGGGATGA
- the ctaD gene encoding cytochrome c oxidase subunit I translates to MVSVDSTPERAVRDPGTERRVSTGNTVLRLLSTTDHKVIGNMYLVTAFAFFLFAGVLALVMRAELARPGLQIVSPEQYNQLFTVHGTIMMLLFATPTFTGFANAVMPLQIGAPDVAFPRLNALTYWVYLFGGLIVVSGFLTANGSASFGWFAYAPLNSAVYSPGVGADLWVMGLAVSGLSTILGSVNFITTILCLRAPGMTLFRMPIFTWNVLFTSILALLAFPVLTAALLALEADRKFGAHVFDAANGGALLWQHLFWFFGHPEVYIVALPFFGIVSEIVPVFSRKPIFGYAALVGATIAITGLSATVWAHHMFATGAVLLPFFSLLSFLIAVPTGVKFFNWIGTMWNGSLSFETPMLWCIGFLVTFLLGGLTGVMIASPPLDFHLTDSYFIVAHLHYVLFGTIVFATFAGFYFWWPKLTGKLLDERLGKIHFWLLFVGFQLTFLVQHWLGEQGMPRRYADYLAADGFTLLNSLSTIGSFLLGLSTLPFLYNVARTARHGRRVDVDDPWGWGRSLEWATSCPPPRHNFEALPRIRSDSPAFDLHHPEVKPL, encoded by the coding sequence ATGGTCTCGGTCGACAGCACGCCGGAACGGGCGGTACGCGATCCGGGTACCGAGCGCCGTGTGTCAACGGGGAACACTGTGCTGAGGCTGCTGTCGACCACCGATCACAAGGTGATCGGCAACATGTACCTGGTCACCGCGTTCGCGTTCTTCCTGTTCGCCGGAGTGCTGGCCCTGGTCATGCGGGCCGAGCTCGCCCGGCCCGGTCTGCAGATCGTCTCGCCCGAGCAGTACAACCAGCTGTTCACCGTCCACGGCACGATCATGATGCTGCTCTTCGCGACACCGACCTTCACCGGCTTCGCCAACGCGGTGATGCCGTTGCAGATCGGCGCACCGGACGTGGCCTTCCCCCGGCTCAACGCCCTCACCTACTGGGTGTACCTGTTCGGCGGGCTGATCGTGGTCAGCGGGTTCCTGACGGCGAACGGCTCGGCCTCGTTCGGCTGGTTCGCCTACGCCCCGCTCAACAGCGCCGTCTACTCCCCCGGAGTGGGCGCGGACCTGTGGGTGATGGGTCTGGCCGTCTCGGGGCTGAGCACCATCCTGGGTTCGGTCAACTTCATCACCACCATCCTCTGCCTTCGCGCGCCCGGCATGACGCTCTTCAGGATGCCGATCTTCACCTGGAACGTGCTGTTCACCTCGATCCTGGCGCTGCTGGCCTTCCCCGTCCTCACCGCGGCGCTGCTCGCGCTGGAGGCCGACCGGAAGTTCGGGGCCCATGTCTTCGACGCGGCCAACGGCGGGGCGCTGCTGTGGCAGCACCTGTTCTGGTTCTTCGGCCATCCCGAGGTGTACATCGTGGCGCTTCCGTTCTTCGGGATCGTCAGCGAGATCGTGCCGGTGTTCAGCCGGAAACCCATCTTCGGATACGCCGCCCTGGTCGGCGCGACGATCGCCATCACCGGGCTGTCCGCCACCGTCTGGGCCCACCACATGTTCGCCACCGGCGCGGTCCTGCTGCCCTTCTTCTCCCTGCTGTCCTTCCTCATCGCCGTCCCGACCGGAGTGAAGTTCTTCAACTGGATCGGCACGATGTGGAACGGCTCGCTGTCCTTCGAGACACCGATGCTGTGGTGTATCGGGTTCCTCGTCACCTTCCTCCTCGGCGGTCTCACGGGCGTGATGATCGCCTCTCCTCCGCTGGACTTCCACCTGACCGACAGCTACTTCATCGTGGCGCACCTGCACTACGTGCTCTTCGGCACGATCGTCTTCGCCACGTTCGCCGGTTTCTACTTCTGGTGGCCCAAGCTCACCGGGAAGCTGCTCGACGAACGCCTGGGGAAGATCCACTTCTGGCTGCTGTTCGTGGGCTTCCAGCTCACCTTCCTGGTACAGCACTGGCTCGGTGAGCAGGGCATGCCGCGCCGGTACGCCGACTACCTGGCGGCGGACGGATTCACCCTCCTCAACTCGCTGTCCACGATCGGCTCCTTCCTCCTGGGCCTGTCCACACTGCCCTTCCTGTACAACGTGGCCCGGACGGCCCGGCACGGACGGCGGGTGGACGTCGACGATCCGTGGGGCTGGGGCCGTTCGCTCGAGTGGGCCACGAGCTGCCCGCCGCCCCGGCACAACTTCGAGGCCCTGCCGCGCATCCGGTCGGACTCGCCGGCCTTCGACCTGCACCACCCGGAGGTGAAGCCGCTATGA
- a CDS encoding IclR family transcriptional regulator, whose amino-acid sequence MESVHCALRVLEVINRYSGGVSLTQIARETGLPQLALARAMEQLIRAALATPIGPDAYIAGSALRLTDGEDGRAHLQETLAWVRDAVGAAVYVARYTDGEVSITQYADGPATPLVEEWVDFRAAAHASAVGKALLTQLDDDQRKDHLSRHRLTRFTAYTLSTPEALFHQLDSRRPSAPLLDRQEYALGTVCAAVPITAGPNAECVALSIPATDPRRLQQAARILQSEAAAVLIALIVAGSTQSAARQNAAQEGGTGPAGLGSSLLSPIA is encoded by the coding sequence ATGGAATCCGTCCACTGCGCCCTGCGGGTGCTGGAGGTCATCAACCGCTACTCGGGCGGAGTGAGCCTGACCCAGATCGCCCGCGAAACGGGGCTGCCCCAACTGGCCCTTGCCCGGGCCATGGAGCAACTGATCCGCGCGGCCCTGGCCACGCCGATCGGCCCCGACGCGTACATCGCCGGCAGCGCCCTGCGGCTCACCGATGGCGAGGACGGTCGCGCACACCTGCAGGAGACCCTCGCCTGGGTGAGGGACGCGGTGGGAGCCGCCGTCTACGTCGCCCGCTACACCGACGGCGAGGTCTCCATCACCCAGTACGCCGACGGGCCGGCCACCCCGCTCGTCGAGGAATGGGTGGACTTCCGGGCCGCCGCCCACGCCTCCGCCGTCGGCAAGGCCCTGCTCACCCAGCTCGACGACGACCAGCGAAAGGACCACCTCTCCCGTCACCGGCTCACCCGCTTCACCGCCTACACCCTCAGCACCCCAGAAGCCCTCTTCCACCAACTCGACAGCCGTCGGCCCAGCGCCCCCCTCCTCGACCGCCAGGAGTACGCCCTGGGCACGGTCTGCGCGGCGGTGCCGATCACGGCGGGTCCGAACGCGGAGTGCGTGGCCCTGTCCATCCCGGCCACCGACCCGCGCCGCCTGCAACAGGCCGCCCGGATCCTGCAGAGCGAAGCCGCGGCCGTCCTCATCGCCCTGATCGTCGCCGGGAGCACGCAGTCCGCCGCGCGTCAGAACGCGGCACAGGAGGGAGGGACCGGCCCTGCGGGGCTGGGCAGCAGCCTCCTGTCCCCGATCGCCTGA
- a CDS encoding MFS transporter, whose protein sequence is MPTSPSPGDERKKRRLALIGGSLGNLVEWYDWFVYASFAIYFADSFFPGDNPTTQLMNTAGIFAVGFLMRPVGGWILGRAADRHGRKSALTLTVTMMSVAALLIAVAPTYGQAGYFGALVLLLARLLQGMSIGGEYAASATYLTEASARNRRGLGSSFQYVSMTCGQLLGLGILITLQHTLTTAQLESWGWRIPFLVGALFAVVVFWLRRRLQETDAFKEETAGEDAHDDSTRGTLKALWLYRRQAGLVMALTLGGTVAYYTYTTYLTKYLVGSAGMEKTTATLVSFTALTLFAVLQPFAGMLSDRIGRRPLLITFAVGCTVGTYPIMTALGSASSYWSALGLSLLALVIITGYTSINAAVKAELFPTRVRALGVALPYAIANALFGGTAEYVALWFKSSGHETMFFWYVSGCALISLVTYVLMPDTRDAALSRAEAQADADADADADPDRPAVAPVKY, encoded by the coding sequence ATGCCCACGTCGCCGTCACCCGGGGACGAGCGCAAGAAGCGCCGTCTCGCCCTGATCGGCGGGTCGCTCGGCAATCTCGTCGAGTGGTACGACTGGTTCGTCTACGCCAGCTTCGCGATCTACTTCGCCGACTCCTTCTTCCCCGGCGACAATCCGACCACCCAACTGATGAACACCGCAGGCATCTTCGCGGTCGGCTTCCTGATGCGGCCCGTCGGCGGGTGGATCCTCGGCCGTGCCGCCGACCGGCACGGGCGCAAGAGCGCGCTCACCCTGACCGTGACCATGATGTCGGTGGCCGCCCTGCTGATCGCCGTCGCCCCGACCTACGGCCAGGCCGGATACTTCGGCGCTCTGGTGCTGCTGCTCGCGCGGCTGCTCCAGGGGATGAGCATCGGCGGCGAGTACGCGGCCAGCGCCACCTACCTCACCGAGGCGTCGGCCCGCAATCGGCGCGGCCTGGGCTCGTCCTTCCAGTACGTGTCGATGACGTGCGGGCAGCTCCTCGGCCTGGGCATCCTGATCACGTTGCAGCACACGCTCACCACGGCCCAGTTGGAGAGCTGGGGCTGGCGGATCCCGTTCCTCGTCGGGGCGTTGTTCGCGGTGGTCGTCTTCTGGCTGCGGCGGCGGCTCCAGGAGACCGACGCGTTCAAGGAGGAGACGGCGGGTGAGGACGCCCACGACGACAGCACGCGCGGCACGCTGAAGGCCCTGTGGCTCTACCGTCGGCAGGCCGGCCTGGTCATGGCGCTCACCCTGGGCGGCACCGTGGCGTACTACACGTACACCACGTACCTCACCAAGTACCTGGTCGGCAGCGCGGGCATGGAGAAGACGACCGCCACACTGGTCAGTTTCACCGCCCTGACCCTGTTCGCCGTGCTGCAGCCCTTCGCCGGGATGCTGTCCGACCGCATCGGCCGCCGTCCCCTGCTGATCACCTTCGCCGTGGGCTGCACCGTGGGTACGTACCCGATCATGACCGCCCTCGGGTCGGCCTCCTCGTACTGGTCCGCGCTGGGGCTCTCGCTGCTGGCCCTGGTGATCATCACCGGCTACACCTCGATCAACGCGGCCGTCAAGGCAGAGCTGTTCCCGACCCGGGTGCGCGCCCTGGGCGTGGCACTGCCGTACGCGATCGCCAACGCGCTGTTCGGCGGTACGGCGGAGTACGTGGCGCTGTGGTTCAAGAGCAGTGGCCACGAGACCATGTTCTTCTGGTACGTCTCCGGGTGCGCGCTGATCTCCCTCGTGACGTACGTGCTCATGCCGGACACCCGCGATGCCGCGCTCAGCCGCGCCGAAGCGCAGGCCGACGCCGACGCGGATGCCGATGCCGACCCGGACCGGCCGGCGGTGGCTCCCGTAAAGTACTGA